The Candidatus Delongbacteria bacterium genome includes the window TTGATACGGCGATAAAGATAATTAAAATCATTTTGATTGTTTTAATTACTTCATGTACTTCAAAAAATGATGTAAAAGTAGTAGATTTGAAAGTATCCGATCATATTCAAATTGATAGCTTATATCCAGAAATGAAAAGTCTTTACGATTTCTGCGTTGATGATGATAACAGTATTTACATACTTGATTATGGAAAAAGAAATATTTACATAATTGATGAACTTGGAAATAATAGATCATTTGGTGCCAAAGGTACTGGGCCTGGTGAATTTCTATCACCTGGAAGCTTGTATCTTTTTAACAACCATATTTATGTTTATGATATTAAGAATAAATCTATAAACATCTTTGCAAAGAATGGTGATTTTATCAATCGTGAAGCTTTAGATTTTTGTCCAAGATTTTGTCAGGAGTTAAATGATACATCGTACATTGGTTTTAATTTTGATGTTATTGAGAAAGCTAATAAATTGATTATGACTTCACATTTAGTGAGAATAGGACAAGGTTTATTTCGCCAGACTATAGTTGAAAACAATATTTGTGAGTCATCAAACGGGATAAGCTATTATGACGATGATGTTTTCTTCCCTTTTACGATAGATAAGAAAAATGGAATCCTTTTTTATGCCCCTAATAGCAGAAATGATTTCAAAGTTATTAGAAAAGATACAAATTCTGGAGAAGAGCAAATTTACTTATCTAAACCATATCTGAAAATACCATACTCAGAAAAAGACAATGAAAATCGCATGGTTTTTAAGATTGGAAATGTAAGTGATGAAACAATAAAAAAAGATAACTATAAAAAATCTATAAATAACCTTTTTCTAGACAGTGATGGTAGGCTTTTTATTCAGGTTGCATCTAAAAAAGATTCTATTACTTTTGAAGTTTATGAGAACAGTAATCTGATTGAAATAATAAATATTGACTATCCAGATGGCGATTATATAGTTAAAATGTCTAGAGACAAAATTTATATTTTGGATAGAGAGAGAAATATTATCTTAGTATACAGTAACTTTTGAATAACATTTTAACTACTTTCTATCAATAATATTAGTCTGTAGTTTTTTTGAAAAAAGTTCTCATTGAAAAGTTTACTAAAATCAGATTTTTCTATTCTTGTAGATAGCAAGAGTCACTAGAAATGAAATAATTGTCAAAAGTGTTATACTGATAATATAAAATTTGTGATCTTTACTCATTACTTTAAATGACCTAAATAGATGGTTTTCTCTTATACTGTCACCCATTGCTCTCTCATCCTGAAGAAGAATATATCTTTTTTCCAAATCGT containing:
- a CDS encoding 6-bladed beta-propeller; translated protein: MIDTAIKIIKIILIVLITSCTSKNDVKVVDLKVSDHIQIDSLYPEMKSLYDFCVDDDNSIYILDYGKRNIYIIDELGNNRSFGAKGTGPGEFLSPGSLYLFNNHIYVYDIKNKSINIFAKNGDFINREALDFCPRFCQELNDTSYIGFNFDVIEKANKLIMTSHLVRIGQGLFRQTIVENNICESSNGISYYDDDVFFPFTIDKKNGILFYAPNSRNDFKVIRKDTNSGEEQIYLSKPYLKIPYSEKDNENRMVFKIGNVSDETIKKDNYKKSINNLFLDSDGRLFIQVASKKDSITFEVYENSNLIEIINIDYPDGDYIVKMSRDKIYILDRERNIILVYSNF